GACCTGGACAGCCCCGCCCTGGACCGCTTCGACGCCGACGATCAGGCCGGCCTGGAAGCCATCGCCCAGGCTTACCTGGAGACGCTGCGATGAGCGGCGCCAAGCTGCGCAACATCGGCCCCAAGAGCGCGGCCTGGCTGCGCCAGGTCGGCCTGCGCTCGCACGAGGACATCGCCGCGGTGGGCACGGTGGAGGCCTTCATGCGGGTCAAGCGCGCCGGCTTCAAACCGACCTTGAACCTGCTGTACGCGATCGAAGGCGCGCTGCTGGACTGCCACTGGCAGGAGATCTCCGACGAGCGCCGCAACGAGCTGATCCAGGCCGCCGACGCCGCCACCGCCCTGCTGCCCGCCCCGCGCAACCGCCCGGCCGCCGCGCCGGTGCGCACCACGGTGCATACCGAGGACACGGTGGCGCTGCCGCCGTCCTACGACGACGGCTACGACGACGAGCCGGCGGGGGATGGCGGGGACGAGGCGGAAGAGCGGGAATAGGAATTCCCTTCTCCCGCTTGCGGGAGAAGAGCCTGCCCTCGAGTGCTTGAATCGGGGGTGCCCGAAGGGCGGATGAGGGCGCGCGATGGCGCAAGGCGCGCCGCAAGCAGGTAACCCCGCGTGCCCTCACCCCAACCCCTCTCCCGCTGGGCGGGGAAGGGCTTCAGACCGCCCGCCAACCAGCCCAATCGCGTAAACTGCGCCCGCTTCGAGGTGACCCCGGCGGCCTGCGCCGCCTGGGTTGAAACGGGAAGCCGGTGACGCCCCCGCGCCCTGCGCGCGACCAGGCCAGTCCGGCGCTGCCCCCGCAACGGTAAGCGAGTCGGCCGCGGCCTACGCCACTGTGCATCGCACGGGAAGGCGCCGCGACCCGGGCCCAGTGCCCGCCTCGCGAGTCCGGAGACCGGCCACGACGCGCGACTGGTTGCGATGCGGAGGGCGTCGCGGCGGCGACGTCGGCGCCATCCGCGCCCGCATTCGCGGCCTCTCTCCTCGCAACTCCTTTGATCGACGGCGCGGCCCTGGCCCGCCTTTGGAGTTTGCTCATGCGTGTTCTGCCCCTGGCCATCGCCGCCGCCCTCGCCCTGCCCGCCTACGCGCAGGCGCAGCCCGCCGACGAGGCCACCGACCTCGACGACGTGATCGTCACCGCCACCCGCACCGCCATCAGCGCCAACGACGCCCTGGCTCCGGTGGAAGTGATCACTAGCGAGGACATCGCCCGCAGCCAGGCGCGCTCGCTGCCCGACCTGCTGCGCGGCCGCGCCGGCATCTCCATCGGCAACCAGGGCGGCCTGGGCAAGCTGACCACGCTGTCGCTGCGCGGCAGCGAAACCGACCACGTGCTGGTGCTGGTGGACGGCGTGCGCATCGGCTCGCCCACCTCGGGCCTGGCCTCGTTCCAGGACCTGCCCATGGCCCTGATCGACCGGGTCGAGATCGTGCGCGGTCCGCGCTCCAGCCTGTACGGCGCCGACGCGGTCGGCGGCGTGATCCAGATCTTCACCCGCCGCGATCGCGGCGCGGTCGCGCCGCGCGCCAGCGTCACCGTGGGCAGCAACAGCGCCCGCGAAGCCAGCGCCGGCGTCGGCGGCCGCGTCGGCCGCGGCTGGTTCGGCGTGGACGCCGCTTACCAGCGCACCGACGGCATCAACGCCTGCGACGGCTCCAGCACCCTGTTCGCCGGCTGCTTCACCGAAGAACCCGACCGCGACGGCTACCGCAACCGCTCGCTGTCCGTGCGTGGCGGCTTCGACGCCAGCGACGCGCTGAGCTTCGAAGGCCATGCCCTGCGCGCCGAAGGCGACAACGAATACGACGGCAGCTTCGTCAACTACTCCGAAGTGGTGCAGCAGGTGATCGGCGGCAAGGCCGTGTACCGCCCCAGCGACGCCGTGCGCGTGCAACTGTCGGCCGGCCGCAACCGCGACGCATCGGACAACTTCCTGGGCAGCGTGGCCAACGGCTACTTCGCCACCGACCGCGACACGATCAACCTGCAGGGCGACTTCGGCGTGGGCGAAGGCCAGCTGCTCAGCGTGGGCTTCGACTGGCTGCGCGACCGCGTCGACAGCGACACCGCCTACGACGAGACCGAACGCGACAACCGCGCCGTGTTCGTGCAGTACCAGGGCCGCTTCGGCAACCAGTCCATCGAAGCCAGCCTGCGCCGCGACGACAACGAGCAGTTCGACGGCCACACCACCGGTTCCGTCGCCTGGGGCCTGGGCTTCGGCGAGGGCTGGCGCGTGACCGCGGGCTACGGCACCGCGTTCAAGGCGCCGACCTTCAACGAGCTGTACTACCCGTTCTTCAACAACCCCAACCTGCGCCCGGAAGAATCCAAGACCTGGGAAGTCGGCCTGGCCTACCGCGGCGAGCGCTTCAACGCCCGCATCGATGCGTTCCAGACCGATGTGGACGACCTGATCGCCTACGACTCGGCGATCTTCCGCCCCAACAACATCGACAGCGCGCGCCTGCGCGGCGCCGAGATCGGCTTCGACGCGAACATCGACGAGTGGAGCGTGGCCGCCAGCGCCAGCTTCCTGGACAGCGAGAACCGCCTGGGCTTCTACGCCGGCAACGAGCTGCCGCGCCGGGCCAAGCGCAGCGCGCGCATCGACGTGGACCGCGCCTTCGGCGACTTCCGCCTGGGCCTGACCGCGGTGGGCTCCAGCGCGCGTTACGACGACGTGGCCAACAGCCGCCGCGTCGGCGGCTACGGCACCGTAGACCTGCGCGCCGAGTACGCGCTGACCCCGTCCTGGACCCTGCAGGCGCGCCTGGCCAATGTGTTCGATCGGGACTACGAGACGATCTCGTTCTACAACCAGCCGGGGCGCGAGTGGTTCCTGACGGTGCGGTACGCGCCGGGGAAGTAACACCTTGTCGCTACGCCCCAAAAAAAAGCCCGGCACATGCCGGGCTTTCCCCCCCCTTTTGAAAAAGGGGGGAACTAGGGGGGATTTGCTTTTGCCCTGCCTCCGCGAAGAGCGCTGGCAGGCTTTAGGGCTTAAGCCGAAACACCGCGCGTGTCGCCTTGATGGCGTCGCGGTCCCACTTCCGAGTGGCCGAGCAAAGGCTGTATCGTGTCTGCTCGCCCGAACGCGCGATGACCAGTACGGTATCTCCGGGCGTAAGCGTCGCCTGCTCCGAAAATTCCACCACGGTGGCGGCTCGTGGATCGTTGTACCGCCAACTCGATACGACGCTCGGCGCCTGCGATGGCTCGCCTTTCAGTACGATCTGGGGCACGAGGGTATGTTCGATCTCTGCACTGCGCTTGCGCGGGTCTTTGAGCGCGCCCAGGGTTTCGAGATTGGAAGTCAGCTGCGAGCGGATCACTGTGCCTACGTAGACCGTGTCAGCAGCGCGCAACTGCGGCTCCAATGGCTCCACGATGCAGACGCCCCAGGCCGGCATGGATGCCAGCAGAACCAAGCATCCAACGCCTGCGGTGCGCTTCATCCGTCGCTCCCAAGTTCGCTGATCATCACGTAGTACCCATCGGGATCGCGCAACGCAAACTCCCGGGTGCCGGTAGCCGGGTTGATGCTCGGCTCCTCTTCCAGCTCCGGACCTAAATCGCGTGCACGCGCTAGCGCCGCGTCGAAGTCGTCCACGCGAAAGAACAGCAGCAAGCCATTACCCGGCTCGGCTCGTTCCGGACTGGCCAGTGTCGGATGATCGTGCGAGCCCCACTGATGCAGGCAGAGCAGCACCGTGCCGTCGTCGTCCCGAAGCTGGCCGAAGTAGTCGTGAGCCGGAGTGGACGGAGCCTGCCCGAACAGCGACCGATACCAGTCGTAGCTGCGGGCGACGTTGGCAACACCGATAATGGCCCATGTGCGTTTCATGACATCTCCTTAAGCCGAGAGAAATGCACTCTGACCCCATTTCTGCAATCCCGCGTCTCGTTTGAACCAAGAAGTGGCGGCGCAACGGAATCGACGCGGCCGTAGAAGACGTACGTGGAGCCTTGAAATAGCTCCCTAGTCCATTGAGCTTTGGACTCAACAGGGTTGCAGGAGCAGTTCCGCCCAAGCTCGAGACTCGGAAAAAGTAGAAGTGCGGCCGCGACGGTTCTCACCATGGCATCTAACGCCGGAATTAAGCCGAGCCGCGACGCGGCTTCAGGTTGAATAAATTGTTAGGACCCATGCTAGCTGTGTGACCTGACAAGACTAATCACCGTCCCGGAGACGAATCTTTGGGTATCCATTCTCGCAGTAAAGCTCATACAGCTTTCCTTTCTGGAACTCGTACTCTACTGACGGCACATAGTGGATGACCTGCCGCCAACCCCAATCGCCAGGGCATGAATAAGAGATCCGTTGCTTTCCCGGGTGAAAAGACATCATCCCCGCCACAAATACATAACCGGAGATAGCTAGATACGAACCATTGCCAGGAAGCTGCGGGAGGTCGTCCGCCAGCACCAATGTGGACGAGGAGCTTGCATATTGCAGCGGGAAGTCACTCATCCCTCGGCCCGAGGCGCAACCTCCAAGAAGTACGACCGTGGTCGAAACAACGAGAATCTTGATCATGGGGCCGAACGCCTGAATTGGGCCGAGCCGCGAAACAGCCTCGGCTTGAATGAATTGTTAGGCCACAGCTAGGTGGATGAGTGCATGGCGCAACTCCCACTGCTCGCAATGAGGAGTTGCAATTGCCCCATCCGGTGACAGCCCGGAAATGTTGAAGCCCTCCTCAACGTCCTCATAGTACAGGACTAAATCGCCAGCTTCTGCCACGATAAAGACAGTCTCCGTGTTGCCAAGGCGAGCTATTGGGACGAGATATGGGGCGACCTTGAAGCGCTCAAAGAACTCCTGTTGATCTGCTGAGCAATCGACGAGTTGCTCAGCGATGAGCGCATTGAGCTCTTCTACGGTGATGGGCTGCCAAGTATTCATGCGGTCTAACGTCTGAATCAGCCCACGCCGGGAAGCGGCTTCGGCTGGAATGATTTGTTATATCCCAAGCCCGACCACGGAATCCGAATCGGCAATGCCCAAGGCTTGGGCCAATACTAGAGCATTGGGGCGAATCCAATCAGGAGAGTCTTTGTCAAAGGGTGCAGGAAACCCGCTGAGATTGTAGAGGGTCTTGGCACAGACCTCCTCGAAGCAGTATTGGGCATTGCTGAGCCGGTCACCAACTCGCTCTGCCGCCAACGTCTTGGAACGAATCTTCTGAAACAAATCGTGTCCATCGTGCCATTGGCTTGGCTCTGCAGCCATCGCGTCGAGAGCCAGCAGGGTTTCTCGGTCATTGCAGCGAGGCAGGAACAACCAAACGAGCCGTTGGATATCTGCTGCAGTTTGCGTTGATGTCGCCATTGGGCCTGACGCCTGAATTAAGCCGCGCCGCGAAGCGGAGTCGGCTTCAACGAACTGCCAGGTGTGCCGCCTGCGATCTCCACGCTCACCCCCAACGTCATTGGCGGAAACATGTGCCGAAAAGTTACGCGGCCGCCGTTGCTAGTGACGAGAGAATACTGGCTGACAGTGTCCTCTCCCAGTGGATCGGACACCTCAATGCCCGCGATAGCGAATGGCATAAGCGGATCTACCTCCACTAGAGTGACGGCCTCAACAGTGCGACCACTAGGCGAAATGAAATGCAGTGCCTCGGAAGTGCAAGGTTGGAGCGCCAAGCCAAGGCCAGGATACCTATCTGCGCCTAGATCTACCTCACACGGGCTGATCTGGATCAGATCGCCATCGGCGAACTCCAGGAAGGCGTCGAAACCAACAATGGGTAAAGTGAGGTGGCTTACCCAAGCCGGGTGCACCCCCTCTGACCGGAATAGCCAAATAGCGCGGATAGTTCTTCCGAGTAGCAGAGATGTATCCACGACCACCCAATGCCTGAATTAAGCTGACCCGCGAAGCGGGTTCGGCTTGAATGAATTGATAGCACCCTCAACCATGACGATTAATCACCAGCGTATATACGTAGCTCAACGGCCAAACAAGAATGACTACCACTAGCCAAAGCCAACTGCCCGCACTATGGGCACGAATGGCGGCAACGACGATAGTGGCTAGTGTGCCAAGAATGGCCGCATACAAAAGGATGGCGCCAGGGATGCCTAGTACTTCAATGGGCCCGCCGGTAGCGCTTGAGCCAGCTATGAACCAGCCATAGACAAAGAAGCCAACGACTAAGGCTAGGCTGACCTTTGGTATCAGGTTGCGGCTTGGTGCCATGAGGGCCAACTACGTTTAGATCTCATATTGGGATGTATCACGGATTCTGGGCACGCCTCAGGGAGCTCCTCAATGGGGGTTTCCTACGCGAATCAGAGGATTGGACCGATCACGCGACCTAATTTGGCAGAGCCCGG
This portion of the Lysobacter silvisoli genome encodes:
- a CDS encoding TfoX/Sxy family protein; protein product: MSGAKLRNIGPKSAAWLRQVGLRSHEDIAAVGTVEAFMRVKRAGFKPTLNLLYAIEGALLDCHWQEISDERRNELIQAADAATALLPAPRNRPAAAPVRTTVHTEDTVALPPSYDDGYDDEPAGDGGDEAEERE
- the btuB gene encoding TonB-dependent vitamin B12 receptor gives rise to the protein MRVLPLAIAAALALPAYAQAQPADEATDLDDVIVTATRTAISANDALAPVEVITSEDIARSQARSLPDLLRGRAGISIGNQGGLGKLTTLSLRGSETDHVLVLVDGVRIGSPTSGLASFQDLPMALIDRVEIVRGPRSSLYGADAVGGVIQIFTRRDRGAVAPRASVTVGSNSAREASAGVGGRVGRGWFGVDAAYQRTDGINACDGSSTLFAGCFTEEPDRDGYRNRSLSVRGGFDASDALSFEGHALRAEGDNEYDGSFVNYSEVVQQVIGGKAVYRPSDAVRVQLSAGRNRDASDNFLGSVANGYFATDRDTINLQGDFGVGEGQLLSVGFDWLRDRVDSDTAYDETERDNRAVFVQYQGRFGNQSIEASLRRDDNEQFDGHTTGSVAWGLGFGEGWRVTAGYGTAFKAPTFNELYYPFFNNPNLRPEESKTWEVGLAYRGERFNARIDAFQTDVDDLIAYDSAIFRPNNIDSARLRGAEIGFDANIDEWSVAASASFLDSENRLGFYAGNELPRRAKRSARIDVDRAFGDFRLGLTAVGSSARYDDVANSRRVGGYGTVDLRAEYALTPSWTLQARLANVFDRDYETISFYNQPGREWFLTVRYAPGK
- a CDS encoding VOC family protein encodes the protein MKRTWAIIGVANVARSYDWYRSLFGQAPSTPAHDYFGQLRDDDGTVLLCLHQWGSHDHPTLASPERAEPGNGLLLFFRVDDFDAALARARDLGPELEEEPSINPATGTREFALRDPDGYYVMISELGSDG